A window from Sinorhizobium fredii encodes these proteins:
- a CDS encoding ABC transporter ATP-binding protein, producing the protein MKPLLKVSGLNAWYGESHILHGVDMTVGEGEMVTLLGRNGVGKTTTLRAIMGIVRERKGEITFAGEDLIRVPLHRVAHRGIGFVPEERGIFSTLSVYENLLLPPAVAEGGMTIDEIFELFPNLHERRNSQGTKLSGGEQQMLAIARILRTGVRMMLLDEPTEGLAPVIVQRIGEVLKKLKERGMTVLLVEQNFRFASKVADRFYLMDHGKVAGEFPISELSARMDMLHDILGV; encoded by the coding sequence ATGAAACCGCTTCTCAAGGTCTCCGGCCTCAACGCCTGGTACGGCGAGAGCCACATCCTCCACGGCGTCGACATGACCGTCGGCGAGGGCGAGATGGTGACGCTGCTCGGCCGCAACGGCGTCGGCAAGACAACGACGCTGCGCGCCATCATGGGCATCGTGCGCGAGCGCAAGGGCGAGATTACCTTTGCCGGCGAGGACCTGATCCGCGTGCCGCTCCATCGCGTCGCCCACCGCGGCATCGGCTTCGTTCCCGAGGAGCGCGGCATCTTCTCGACCCTCTCCGTCTACGAGAACCTCTTGCTGCCGCCGGCCGTCGCCGAAGGCGGCATGACGATCGACGAGATCTTCGAGCTCTTTCCCAATCTCCACGAACGCCGCAACAGCCAGGGCACAAAACTTTCCGGCGGCGAGCAGCAGATGCTGGCGATCGCCCGGATTTTGCGCACCGGGGTCAGGATGATGCTGCTCGACGAGCCGACCGAAGGCCTCGCCCCGGTCATCGTCCAGCGCATCGGCGAGGTGCTGAAGAAACTCAAGGAGCGCGGCATGACGGTTCTCCTCGTCGAGCAGAATTTCCGTTTCGCCAGCAAGGTCGCCGACCGTTTCTATCTGATGGACCACGGCAAGGTGGCGGGCGAGTTTCCGATCTCGGAGCTTTCCGCGCGCATGGACATGCTGCACGACATC